A region from the Aegilops tauschii subsp. strangulata cultivar AL8/78 chromosome 5, Aet v6.0, whole genome shotgun sequence genome encodes:
- the LOC141022605 gene encoding acetylserotonin O-methyltransferase 1-like, with protein sequence MAPTQGKQSSQDLLEAQVDLWHHSLGFVKSMALKCAMELQIPNTIQHHGGAMTLSELATKTGIHPSKLPPLRRLMRVLTVSGIFVVHDSASGDNKEAVYGLTPSTCLLVSDEVKSNLFPILSLFLDSTAITPFFGMHSWFLDEHSTSLFKKAHGLNVWEMADQNNACNEQINNAMVSDSNFFINILLRECGDVFLGINSLIDVAGGHGGAARAIAMSFPQMKCTVLDLPHVVAGAPSDAHVSFISGDMFKYIPPADALFLKCIFHDWCDEDCVKLLKNCKEAIPPRDAGGKVIIVDMVVGSGPDDIVTRETQVFYDLFIMGAEGIEREEFEWKKIFMEAGFSNYKILSVLGVRSVIELYP encoded by the exons ATGGCGCCCACCCAAGGCAAGCAGAGTTCTCAGGATTTGCTCGAGGCTCAAGTTGACCTTTGGCACCATTCATTGGGATTTGTCAAGTCCATGGCACTCAAATGTGCAATGGAACTGCAAATCCCTAACACCATCCAACACCATGGTGGGGCTATGACTCTTTCTGAGCTGGCCACAAAGACAGGGATCCATCCGTCTAAGCTTCCCCCCTTACGGCGACTCATGCGTGTACTCACCGTATCAGGCATCTTTGTTGTCCATGACTCAGCCTCGGGAGACAACAAGGAGGCTGTGTATGGACTTACCCCAAGCACGTGCCTCCTCGTCAGCGATGAAGTTAAATCAAACCTATTTCCCATTCTGTCTTTGTTCCTTGATTCAACTGCCATTACACCCTTTTTCGGCATGCACTCATGGTTCCTAGATGAGCATTCCACGTCCCTGTTCAAAAAGGCTCACGGCCTTAACGTTTGGGAAATGGCTGACCAGAACAATGCTTGCAACGAGCAAATCAATAACGCGATGGTTTCTGATAGTAACTTTTTCATCAATATCCTCTTGAGGGAGTGTGGTGATGTATTTCTTGGCATAAACTCACTTATTGATGTTGCGGGAGGACACGGTGGAGCTGCTAGGGCAATTGCTATGTCGTTCCCCCAGATGAAATGCACTGTGTTGGATCTCCCTCATGTGGTTGCTGGAGCTCCCAGTGATGCCCATGTGTCATTTATTTCTGGCGATATGTTTAAGTACATTCCACCGGCGGATGCTCTTTTCCTGAAG TGCATTTTTCACGATTGGTGTGATGAAGACTGTGTCAAGCTACTGAAGAATTGCAAGGAAGCTATCCCTCCCAGAGATGCTGGTGGAAAGGTGATAATCGTTGATATGGTGGTTGGATCTGGGCCAGATGACATTGTAACAAGAGAGACACAGGTTTTCTATGATCTCTTTATCATGGGTGCTGAGGGGATTGAGCGAGAGGAATTTGAGTGGAAGAAGATATTTATGGAAGCTGGGTTCAGCAATTACAAAATTCTATCAGTGCTGGGAGTTAGATCTGTTATTGAGCTCTACCCTTGA